Proteins from a single region of Bacteroidia bacterium:
- a CDS encoding T9SS type A sorting domain-containing protein: MNKIFLSLIVMAITINGFAQLNATISSQTNVLCHGLCNGSATVTATGGTAPYTYNWSNVPANTTQTATNLCAGIYTVTVTDYLAATTTASVTITEPIQIVVTLTTANVICFGDCNGVITANVMGGNPPFTYFWSNGMITTSTINACAGIYTVTITDNNGCTTAATAVVSQPPLFVATASSVPDTCSQGHGTASINASGGNAPYMYTWSTAANMPTITNLFAGTYTVTATESNGCTAVAFATVNNLAPSANLGSDYSICNGICDTITVHPIGGSTIVSYLWSNQSTNDSLVICPTVTSNYSLTVSDAYGCTATDNINVNLVQHCNTISGTFYEDLDNDGIKDAGENPLQNMVAMLTPGPLYATSNSSGYYEFLVDTGNFVITPVNNSVYTTMSPASHTATMYNAYQTDALNDFGVYVSAHGDLRVILSSSAMRPGFASVYYITYYNDGTDTMNATINLNLSNVPVYTSCSPAYSSNSGNLYTWNITGIEPNVYHYIYFYVNIPPTITLGTIVSSDATILPIVGDDNPANNYSSDNRVVSGSWDPNDKAVSPSGVFPPALVAAGNYLNYTIRFQNTGTDTAFNIHITDTLSYNLDVSSFEMVSSSHPCNFNLHDAGIVDFVFNNIQLPDSGINQAGSNGYVSYKVKPENTLGIGDEVQNTAYIYFDFNQPVMTNTVSTMIEEIQFVTYSKFYDNVLNVWPNPSKGDFMLACNLNNNGTVSIEVTDILGKIVLNEIIESISNIEFKHSLHLNGKGLYFVKVKTSDEVYTAKIIITE, from the coding sequence ATGAATAAAATATTTCTTTCTCTTATTGTTATGGCTATAACAATAAACGGATTTGCACAGCTAAATGCAACAATAAGTTCGCAAACTAATGTTCTATGTCACGGTTTATGTAATGGGTCTGCTACTGTTACAGCAACCGGAGGTACGGCACCTTATACTTATAACTGGAGTAATGTGCCTGCCAATACAACACAAACTGCAACTAATCTTTGTGCCGGTATATATACTGTTACTGTAACTGATTATCTTGCTGCAACTACAACTGCATCTGTAACAATAACAGAGCCCATACAAATAGTAGTAACCCTAACTACAGCTAATGTGATTTGTTTTGGTGATTGTAATGGTGTTATTACTGCTAATGTTATGGGAGGAAATCCTCCATTTACATATTTTTGGTCAAATGGAATGATTACAACTTCAACCATTAATGCCTGTGCAGGAATTTATACTGTTACTATAACAGATAATAATGGTTGTACAACTGCTGCAACTGCAGTGGTATCTCAACCACCTTTGTTTGTAGCAACTGCAAGTTCTGTACCCGATACATGTAGCCAGGGTCATGGTACTGCTAGTATAAATGCCAGTGGAGGAAATGCTCCTTATATGTATACATGGAGTACCGCAGCGAATATGCCTACTATTACAAATCTCTTTGCGGGTACATACACTGTTACCGCAACAGAATCTAATGGTTGCACTGCTGTTGCATTTGCAACTGTAAATAATTTAGCTCCTTCTGCAAATCTTGGTTCAGATTATTCGATATGTAACGGAATATGCGATACTATTACTGTTCATCCAATTGGTGGATCAACTATTGTGTCATATTTATGGAGCAATCAATCTACTAATGATTCATTGGTTATTTGTCCTACAGTTACTTCTAATTATTCATTAACTGTATCAGATGCTTATGGGTGTACAGCAACAGATAATATTAATGTTAATCTGGTTCAGCATTGTAATACTATTTCGGGTACATTTTATGAAGATCTGGATAATGATGGTATAAAAGATGCTGGTGAAAATCCTTTGCAAAATATGGTTGCAATGTTAACACCGGGTCCGTTATATGCAACTTCAAACTCAAGTGGGTACTACGAATTTCTTGTAGATACCGGTAATTTTGTAATAACACCTGTAAACAACTCGGTTTATACAACAATGAGTCCTGCATCACATACTGCAACAATGTACAATGCATATCAAACAGATGCTTTAAATGATTTCGGTGTATATGTTTCTGCACATGGCGATTTGCGAGTAATCTTAAGTAGCTCGGCAATGCGCCCCGGATTTGCTTCAGTGTATTATATAACATATTACAATGATGGTACCGATACTATGAATGCTACAATAAATTTAAACTTGAGTAATGTTCCTGTTTATACTTCTTGTTCTCCTGCTTATTCATCTAATTCTGGTAATTTATATACATGGAATATTACCGGAATAGAGCCGAATGTTTATCATTATATTTATTTTTATGTTAACATTCCGCCAACTATAACTCTAGGTACTATAGTGAGTTCTGATGCAACTATACTTCCTATTGTTGGAGATGATAATCCTGCAAATAATTATTCTTCAGATAACAGAGTTGTTTCTGGTTCATGGGATCCAAATGATAAGGCAGTTTCACCTAGTGGGGTTTTTCCACCAGCTTTGGTTGCAGCAGGTAATTATTTAAATTATACAATCAGATTCCAGAATACAGGAACAGATACAGCTTTCAATATTCACATAACTGATACTTTAAGTTATAATCTTGATGTTTCAAGTTTTGAGATGGTATCTTCAAGCCACCCTTGCAATTTTAATCTTCATGATGCCGGTATAGTTGATTTTGTTTTTAATAATATACAGTTACCTGATAGTGGAATAAATCAAGCTGGCAGCAATGGTTATGTTTCATATAAAGTAAAACCTGAAAACACTCTTGGTATTGGCGATGAAGTTCAAAATACAGCTTATATATATTTTGATTTTAATCAGCCTGTTATGACTAATACTGTTTCTACAATGATAGAAGAGATACAGTTTGTAACATATTCCAAATTTTATGATAATGTGCTAAATGTTTGGCCAAACCCTTCAAAAGGCGATTTTATGTTAGCCTGTAATTTGAATAATAATGGAACAGTTTCAATTGAAGTTACTGATATTTTGGGTAAAATAGTTTTGAATGAAATAATTGAGTCGATTTCAAATATTGAGTTTAAGCATTCGTTACACCTAAATGGTAAAGGGTTGTACTTTGTTAAAGTTAAAACCTCTGATGAAGTTTATACTGCAAAAATAATAATTACAGAATAA
- a CDS encoding cob(I)yrinic acid a,c-diamide adenosyltransferase, whose translation MKIYTKTGDKGTTSLIGGKRVQKFHERIEAYGTVDELISHVGLLRDQISDNNIKENLLFIQDRLMTCATILATDCDGCNLKLPILIEADIEKLESEIDEMEKQLEPLHSFILPGGHPLVSQAHICRTVCRRAERHTLALSQNHKVDELVIKFLNRLSDYLFVFARYISKLQNAKEIPWNPKY comes from the coding sequence ATGAAAATATACACTAAAACCGGAGATAAAGGAACAACTTCACTAATAGGTGGTAAAAGGGTTCAGAAATTTCACGAACGTATAGAAGCCTACGGAACAGTTGATGAATTAATTTCTCATGTAGGTTTGTTAAGAGATCAGATTTCTGATAATAACATAAAGGAAAATTTACTTTTTATTCAGGATAGGCTTATGACCTGTGCTACAATACTAGCAACAGATTGCGATGGGTGTAACTTAAAACTTCCGATATTAATTGAAGCAGATATAGAAAAATTAGAATCAGAAATTGATGAAATGGAGAAACAGCTTGAACCATTACATTCGTTTATTCTACCAGGTGGTCACCCTTTGGTTTCACAAGCTCACATTTGCAGAACAGTTTGCCGTCGTGCAGAAAGACATACTCTTGCTCTTAGCCAGAATCACAAAGTAGATGAATTAGTGATTAAATTCCTAAACCGTTTATCAGATTATTTATTTGTTTTTGCAAGATATATTTCAAAATTGCAAAATGCAAAAGAGATTCCATGGAATCCGAAATATTAA
- a CDS encoding ABC transporter ATP-binding protein, whose translation MITLKKIYKYYQIGTEVVKALRNIDLTILRNEYVAIMGPSGSGKSTLMNLLGCLDTPSSGEYFLNKKDVSRMSDNELAEVRNIEIGFVFQTFNLMPRYNALENVILPLVYSGKSKAERNNRGIDVLNNVGLSDRMKHKPNELSGGQRQRVAIARAMVNNPSIILADEPTGNLDSKTSVEIMRLIDDIHKKGNTIILVTHEEDIARYAHRIIRLKDGRIESDLQNTERINMSLLNENIH comes from the coding sequence ATAATCACACTTAAAAAAATCTATAAATACTACCAAATTGGAACCGAGGTAGTAAAAGCTCTTCGTAATATTGATCTGACAATTCTCAGAAATGAATATGTTGCCATAATGGGGCCATCAGGTTCAGGAAAATCTACTTTAATGAATTTATTAGGCTGCCTGGATACTCCTTCCTCTGGGGAATATTTTCTTAACAAAAAAGATGTTAGCAGAATGAGTGACAATGAGCTTGCCGAAGTCAGAAATATTGAAATTGGTTTTGTTTTTCAAACATTTAACCTGATGCCAAGATATAATGCATTGGAAAATGTAATTCTGCCATTGGTTTATTCTGGAAAAAGCAAAGCAGAAAGAAATAACAGAGGCATAGATGTATTGAATAATGTGGGACTTTCTGACAGAATGAAACACAAACCTAATGAATTAAGCGGTGGTCAACGCCAGCGTGTAGCTATTGCTCGTGCTATGGTTAATAACCCTTCTATAATTTTGGCCGATGAACCAACAGGAAATTTAGATTCTAAAACCTCAGTTGAAATTATGCGTCTTATAGATGATATTCATAAAAAAGGCAATACAATTATTTTAGTAACCCATGAAGAAGATATTGCCAGATATGCTCATAGAATAATCAGATTAAAGGACGGCAGAATTGAATCTGATTTACAAAACACAGAACGAATTAATATGAGTCTTTTAAATGAAAATATACACTAA
- a CDS encoding class I SAM-dependent methyltransferase yields MSNPILSKLKYLLCSKHEKGFGIHSPFLFDLITLIFNDKSDKIAYRKLDLIRKELLESDKVITVTDFGAGSKVFETNSRKISEITKYCTIKKKYGKLLYRLAAYYKPETILELGSSLGLSASYLALGNPNAKVVTIEGCSETAKIAQDTFTLANANNITIVNGKFEEVLPLTFFDLRTLGIVYFDGNHTKKATLDYFEKCIPFINNNSLFIFDDIHWSEEMEEAWNEIRKNKNVTLSVDLFQLGLVFFHNELTKQDFTIRF; encoded by the coding sequence ATGTCAAACCCAATCTTAAGTAAATTAAAATATCTTTTGTGCTCTAAACATGAGAAAGGATTTGGAATTCATTCTCCTTTTCTGTTTGATTTAATTACTTTAATTTTTAATGACAAAAGCGACAAAATTGCATATCGTAAACTTGATTTAATAAGAAAAGAATTACTTGAATCAGATAAAGTTATAACTGTTACAGATTTCGGTGCAGGATCAAAAGTTTTTGAAACAAATAGCAGAAAAATTTCAGAAATAACAAAGTACTGTACAATAAAGAAAAAATATGGTAAATTGTTATACAGGCTGGCAGCATATTACAAACCAGAAACGATATTGGAACTTGGATCCTCGCTGGGCTTAAGTGCATCTTATCTTGCTTTAGGCAATCCTAATGCAAAGGTTGTTACAATTGAAGGGTGTAGTGAAACTGCAAAAATTGCACAGGATACATTTACATTGGCAAATGCAAATAATATTACAATTGTAAATGGCAAATTTGAAGAAGTATTGCCACTAACTTTTTTTGATTTACGCACCTTAGGTATTGTTTATTTTGACGGCAATCATACAAAAAAAGCTACATTAGATTATTTCGAAAAATGTATTCCATTTATTAATAATAATTCACTTTTTATTTTTGATGATATTCATTGGTCAGAAGAGATGGAAGAAGCATGGAATGAAATCAGAAAAAATAAGAATGTAACATTATCAGTTGATTTATTTCAACTTGGACTTGTATTCTTTCATAATGAATTAACAAAGCAAGATTTTACTATAAGATTTTAA
- the kdsA gene encoding 3-deoxy-8-phosphooctulonate synthase, which produces MNSIYNNILKNKNFFLIAGPCVVESHEITFMVAEKVKALCEKFEIPFIFKASYKKANRSSISSFSGIGDIQALEIIKEIKESLKVPVITDIHSTEDAELASKYVDMLQIPAFLCRQTDLLLAAGKTGLPVNIKKGQFVSPEAMKFVADKVKTTGNSNILLTERGTTFGYGDLVVDYRSLPIMQKFGYPVVLDCTHSLQQPNQSTGVTGGLPELIETISKAGVAVGVDGLFIETHPDPSKALSDGANMLKLDLLEGLLEKLVKIKKVIN; this is translated from the coding sequence ATGAACTCGATTTACAATAATATATTAAAAAATAAAAACTTTTTCCTTATTGCAGGTCCATGCGTTGTTGAGAGCCATGAAATAACTTTTATGGTTGCTGAAAAAGTTAAAGCACTGTGTGAAAAATTTGAGATACCTTTTATTTTTAAAGCTTCATATAAAAAAGCAAACCGTTCAAGTATTAGTTCATTTTCAGGTATTGGAGATATTCAAGCATTAGAAATTATAAAAGAGATAAAAGAATCATTAAAAGTACCGGTAATTACCGATATTCACAGCACCGAAGATGCAGAACTTGCTTCAAAATATGTTGATATGCTTCAGATTCCTGCATTTTTATGTCGTCAAACCGATTTACTTTTAGCAGCTGGAAAAACAGGTTTACCAGTAAATATAAAAAAAGGACAATTTGTATCACCAGAAGCAATGAAGTTTGTAGCTGACAAAGTTAAAACTACCGGAAATTCAAACATTTTACTTACCGAACGAGGAACAACCTTTGGATACGGCGATTTAGTTGTTGATTACAGAAGTTTACCAATAATGCAGAAATTCGGATATCCTGTTGTTTTAGATTGTACTCATTCACTACAACAGCCTAATCAATCAACCGGAGTTACAGGTGGATTACCAGAACTTATTGAAACTATATCAAAAGCAGGTGTCGCAGTTGGCGTAGATGGTTTGTTTATTGAAACTCACCCCGACCCATCAAAAGCATTATCTGATGGCGCAAATATGTTAAAACTTGACTTATTAGAAGGCTTGCTTGAAAAGCTTGTTAAAATAAAGAAAGTAATAAACTAA